DNA sequence from the Cohnella herbarum genome:
ACTTCGGACAGAACTTGGGTTAATACGGAAGTGAAGCTTGCCGTCTCGTTCTGCATGTTACGCGATATCTGATGCATCTTGCGTCCAAGGGGCATCATGATGAACAACGTAAGGGGGATGGCAACTAACAAGAGCAGAGTCATCTGCCAATCCAACGTGAACAAAATAATGATGGAGCCGACGATCGAGATGATCCCGTTAATAAATCCGGACATATGCTCGGAGACGACCTGCTTCACTACGTTCGTATCGTTCGTTACCCGGCTGATCAACCCTCCGGTTTCTTCCTTGTCGTAATGGGCGACCGGCAAATAGAGCAGCTTCCGCCAGAGCAGATCGCGCAAGCCGGATAGAATTTGCTGACCGAATTTGTTCAGCAGATAGATCGACAAGCCGCTCGCGATCGTCTGGGCGACGAACACGCAGACGAGGAGGATGATCTGATAACTTTCCAGGGAATCCAACGTAAACCCGTCGACGAGATTTTTCGTAAATAACGGGACGAATAGACCGACGACGGTCGAGATCAGGCTGAAGGAGAGAGCGACGGCAAGCATCGGCTTGGAAGGCTTGGCTTTGTTGATGAGCGTGATGAATGATTTCCAATTGTACTTTATCGGTTTGGCGGATTGATCCGTAGATTTACTTGTTCGTGACATGGCTTGGCGAATCCTCGTTTCTTATGGAAGATGAAGTTTACAAGGGGTTTATTCGATCGTCTAGGTTTATTCTTCCATTATGGAGAACCTTTCAAGCGAAATCCATCATACCTTGGGGTGTTTTTTTGCAGGGATGCAGTTCTACGGCTATGAGGTTTATTATGATTGCGTTATATGAACTAAATATGAACGATAGCAAAGGCTCGAAAGAAAGAGATCGATGATCGCAACGGTGATTAGAAGAAGTAACCATGTTACAATGGTTGGACAGAATAGACGGAGGGAAATCGCATATGGCAAACCAATGGATAGACAATGAACGCTTAACAGGGCAAATATCTTTTCTCGTGGAAATCGACAAGCTCAAGAACGTGCTTCGCAAAACCTTTCTAATGGATAAAAGCCGTCTGGAGAACACCGCCGAACATAGCTGGCATGTGTCGCTTATGGCCGTTGTCTTGTTGGAACACGCGAACGACCCCGAATTAGATCTGCATCGGATTATCCGAATGCTGCTGCTTCACGATTTGGTCGAGATCGATGCGGGCGATACTTTCGCTTACGATACGCAAGGGTATTTGGATAAAGAAGAGAGAGAGCAAGCAGCGGCAGACCGACTATTCGGAATGCTTCCGGAAGATCAAAGAGAAGAATGGATGTCGCTGTGGCGGGAATTCGAAGACGGACTGACCGAGGAAGCGAAATACGCTGCCGCGTTAGATCGCTTGCAGCCGGTCATCCATAATCATTACACCGGTGGCGTAAGCTGGCTGAAGAACGGAATCGTAAAGTCGCAGGTGCTAAAGAGGCTAGATCCGGTCAGAGAAGCATCGGACACGTTATGGAAATTTACTCAAGA
Encoded proteins:
- a CDS encoding HD domain-containing protein, giving the protein MANQWIDNERLTGQISFLVEIDKLKNVLRKTFLMDKSRLENTAEHSWHVSLMAVVLLEHANDPELDLHRIIRMLLLHDLVEIDAGDTFAYDTQGYLDKEEREQAAADRLFGMLPEDQREEWMSLWREFEDGLTEEAKYAAALDRLQPVIHNHYTGGVSWLKNGIVKSQVLKRLDPVREASDTLWKFTQEIVQRSIDQGILLDDPIAKEV